Genomic DNA from Solanum pennellii chromosome 3, SPENNV200:
ATGAAAATCAACTATAAAGAAATCATATGCAGATTTGAAAGAAAGACTTTCTTTTGAATGATTTGTTGCAAATCTCATAAAAATAATGGAacaaatatgaagaagagaagatAAATGATTTCTATCATAAAAAATGTTAGCCGATattttttatcacaattttCGAACAAATACTTCTactcaaattcaaatataaacccattaaatttatcaaaaacgatattccaaaatttgaaagaattgatttttgagctatcaaatttttttgtcatcGATGTAGAAATGAATAACCGCTggcaaaattctttttattcttcGCTCTTAGTATTAATgtatctttttttcaaaaaataatcttCAAGTTATTTGATAAGTAATTAGGTTttgtaatttgagaaagaaTATGTTTTGGGAGGAAGATGAAGATGAGGATGAAGATGAAAGGGGGTTGGGGTGGGGGAGAGGGTGGAGTTCTTAGAATAGGTTGACATTTTCattgtcttttaaaaaaaaactagatataaaatgtgtttgaaataattttaaaattttatttttttataattttgggGGTCCTGTGccacatgtcattttttaattagttgTTTTGCCACGTCAGCGCAAGTGTATCATACACTCTTCATGTTTTTtgatgattataaaaaaatgcCTAATAGGAATAACTTTGAATAGCTAAAAGTGTTCAACAAGTACTAGTCTTAGTTAAGGTTTCTAAAtaaattatgcggacaactttaaggggccgtcgatgacttaagcctaattttttcttcttcttccccatTTTAGCCACCATTTTCAAAACTTAAACTCCTTCCATGGAGAAATAGATCTAATAGTGCTACAACATCAATAAATTTCAAgcttaaataactttttttattttgttgtcattCTTCCTTGAAatgttttgaataaaaattgaaatatattttcttaaaagaaaatctagaaaattctTTTAAGGGAACtctttgtttaaatttgaagaatttgattttatttgaattttgtgagTAAGAGAAATCAATTTTTGCAAAGAAATTGTGCTTGTATAAATAATTCATTTCAAATagttaaattactataaaaatatatcgaagaaaattaaaacaatctAGAATAGGGGGTTGTGGAATGTGAAGAAGACAATCTGGTGGGCGAGAGGTTGAGGACCAGTGGTGGGGGTGGTGAAGAACAAAATAGGACTTGTAAGTGGTTAAttcttgttaaaattatttgaattaaaattgacACATGTCATTAAGTAATTagccttttttaaaaaaaaactcaaaatttattatttaaaaattattttcaatatatatgtcACGTGTCTTTGTTTAATTCATCATTTTGACACGTCATCGACGAGTATGTTATACACACCTTACATATTTGactgattataaaaaaaagtgcCAAAATGACATACCAAAACAtgacatgaggtgtctaaaataaTAAAGCCTAATTGAAATGTATAAGTGAAAATTAATACCAACTTTAGGAGGCTAGCAATACTATAAAAACAAATGCGGAGTTCTGAAGCACTTTAAGATTTAGAAAGAGCCTCAATTTTTTAGGTAAAAAGCTTTTGGTGCAAAAAGGACCTTATAGTTAAGTACTTCAATCAGTGAGACAGAAAGTGTTTGTTCAATCCATGAACAACAAAATGGTACTTGTACAAAATAGGAAATCATATATATCAGTGGACTATAGGAAATGTGGTTAATTAGTTTAGGATTAAAACCAAAGCTATCACTtcttttaaagatatataaaggAGTACTCTATTGCGATGAGAAATTTTGGGAGGTAAAATACTATCTAAGCATCaaaagagaattttatttttaggacTCAAACTCGAGACTCTAGTTATCGATCAAGACATATTTACTCCTCCACCTTTGTGATGGAGAATTTAAATTCTCTTTGAATTGTGAGAAAAGCTGATATATATTGGTAATTAATTAAGACAGGAAAACATGttcttattaataataataaagcgaAAGTAGTTCTATGTTAGTAAATTTtataatcttttataaatttgttctttattttatgtcctTCCAATAAGAAATATTATATAACACATAGAAAATCTAAAATGTATTCAATTATAATTTACATTGAAATTATAAGGGATTGTGTCCACTCATTTCCTCCTTTGCTGCTCCCTTAATGGTAAGATTGGTTGTAGAGCACAAAACAAAATAACATCATGATTTCAAGGCATAAAAAGGAGTAGTATGCATTAGAGAAAATACAGTACTAGAGTTGGTAgtattacttttttatttgatataaatcataatagattgatatttatttaatattattttatatataattaatacataGCAAATCATGATATTAATAATAGAAGAGTTTCTATACGTGCATAAGCATTGTTTTGGATGGAgaatattttgtaaataaaaaaattatatgatacatattatttttttaatatacaaaatcaaataGTAAATAAGATATAATGTCAAACATAACTATCTCTACCTTATTAATTTCAACATTATTAATATACGTTACTCAACattatattactatttttatacattttattaaAACACTCTGAAATGGTCCAATTCTATGAGGTTAATGAAAACTGAAAAGAACAAGACTCAGGCGTCTCAAGTGCAATAAATATAGGAGAAATAACAAACTGAAAGAGAAAAGGAGAAAGTCAATGAAATTAGTATGTAAACATTACGTAAAGCAAACAGGTACTGCCAATTTTATACATTCAATAAGGATCCGTTTTATAATACCCATAAACctgtattattatttaaattggaaaaaaaaagtaatgcaGAAAAGGAAAAGCAAAgaagaatattaaataatatatcagAATTTTATATAAAGTCGAGCCCaattatatactattttaaCTAGGAGAAGAATGGTCCAAATGGTTCTGTCaattctatatattttattatttaatatgagagcttttcttttttgtctctaatattaaaaaaatataataatagtataaatGAAAAGGTAACTTGAGCTCTGATCAtcagtttaaatatttttgaatgtttGACTACTTTGAATTTAGcgggaaaaaaatatttatgtaatataaaaattatactttattttgttttcagaagatgagaaatcattAATCAATTTGGTGTAGCCTGTAGGATTAGGTGGTTTTCGAGTCACGGTCCACAATATAGGCCCAAATTCATCCCAATGATCTGGGCCTGAACTTTGATATTAATGGCTATCTGGGTGAAACTATTGACTTCGGATAGTTGAAAAAGCTTAAAAAATAGATCAATTTTCACGTAtggcaaatataaaaattatatttgaatgttatagttatagtttgtatGATTACGTTCcatgataaattttatgtttgctatggagcatcAGATTGTATAACTCGCTGGTAATGTTTCAGATTTGTATAATTTCGGTGGTAGGCCATTTGTATAAATCATTGGCAACCTCTCTTTTGTATGAATCGCTAACAGtctctcaattttattttatatgtttgtatatctgcataaaatttgaatttgtatataattgaatcgaaataaaacatttgtatatcaaatctctctctctcgctttatgcaacaataattatacattgtaatttgtataatttgtgtttgtataaagtgagaaagagagaaagacaaaagagaactGGATAGGGAAAGATCTGTATTTGTATCATGATAAGtatataggacgaaaatatatgtattcatatttgtatatacatttttctctcgctttatacaaacacaaacacatttcatatatgtgtgtttgtataaaagcgagagtGGCGAGTGAGAAACCTAGGGAGAGAGGCGAATGAAAGCATTTTGCTACGGGTTAAATCAAATTGtgtttataacatttaatttgaattaatagtttgttattatatatttttccttaaaaggAATACAATACAAAATACAGAAACCTCAATAGTTTTTAGGCGTTAATTACACATTATCtcaaaagttttttaaattaaatgattttgGATTTTCAAGAACTTGTGGATACATTGCTCAttcgctatatatatataacaaacaaTGAATAAGTTGTGTATcactaatataattatatttgaaataattgggGTTATGTATCAGTAATAATATTTGTACCATATCATTATACACAAACAAAATTGTGGTGTATTTCATATAGGTCAAGTGATGTATCCGGATGCTaaaagagagagaaggaaaaaggaaatttttgtatttaattcaAACATAGGAATTTTAGAGAATATAATATCTTAAGttgtatataattttgtaaCTTTCTCTAAAAAGTTATTAtctttattgttttaaaaataatttcatttcgtaatatttttttttcatttgttccATTGTGTGTAGAGATGTCAAAGTTTGCTAAGCCCATGGAGCCGGTCCAACCCAACTCAGTATTGGGGTAGGGTTGTGATAGGATTTACAAGACCATTCAACATTAGGACTTACAAGCCCTTGAGTCTTGATCGGGAACGGGTCAGGATGTCCCATGGGTCAAAACTGTTTATATACGGTAACTAAAAAGATCTCACCAGTGTATGAGCTAGATAATTACTTAGATGCACGTTATGCTGTAACATTACAAATCTTACTAGATTTTGGTGCATTTCGATACGTCTATTTGTTCTAGATACACTTCATTCAAgtggattcacatgtatcttGGATACATAAACAAATTTCAAACCCTCGCCTCCCACCCATCTCGATCGCTCTTATCTCGCTTGCATATTTGGGATGCATCACAACAGATACATATAGCTTGGGCATGTAGTATCCAAGATACATGTTAATCACACTAAATTTTTTGCTAGTGTTATTGAAAAAACACCATTATTACCATATCTGATTTGAAAATAGTCTCATTTACTTGATGTTATAGAGCTTTAagtttaaaaaggaaaaaaaagggaaaaaaatgcTAACCCCCCAGTTTGTGGCCCTTCTAAGATTAGGTTGAGTTGAACAATTTAGGCACTTTCAAATAAAAGGGCCAACCTTCCTTAGCCCATTAAATTTCTTGGCCCACGAGGCTTGAATTGGATGGGCTGGGCTGATCTTCTTTTGTAACTCTAAATTTATGTGTACGGGAATTATATCATTGCTGAATAGAAATGTATcactattattatatatgtataaagaATATCATATTCATAGTGGATTCAAGATTTGcactaaggggtcgtttggtacaaacATGAATAATGCAGGAATTAGTAATGTAGGGATTAGCAATGCAGGGatcatttttatcaagtgtttggttcattgtttcttatctaattttgtgtgtggtttaaaagttttttttaaaaaactttcaaATTATACCCTAGAgttattatgagattttgtatttcatgtaattgAGTCAAAGTAGATAATTAACggagaataatatttttttataacatttttaactagttaggagaataaaatttttattgtcatgttcactattttctcacttaaattatttgagagtaaataattgtcatcttaataaattagagttaataactcaaaaggtcacacaactataatgattatagagaaaatttattgaactttgttttatatcaataaattttaaaaaactctttatcataaaataaaataaaaatataaaataaatatagaaaaataaattaaactatttttatactcGAGATGTGTGTGTAACACACACTCTTGTTTTAGactacttgtgtaatgtttaatgaactttcattaagagacaatattttacttatgaattgttcttaaattcatacatcaacattaacatattagtcggattataatattttatattaataataaatagattaagtaattcatattttagaaacaaaaaattatatctaaataataaaatttgtaagctaatttatttaaataactttattattataaatctaaaatataaaatcaaaaaaataaataaaatattaaaaggatttgagaggtatttttgtctttacctaGAATAGTCCCATGGTATTAGAGCTAATACctccaaatggaaggtattagtaatacatcacATAATACCATGTAGGATGTATTAACTAATcaatggattagttatacataggctCACATTCCTACCAAACACAGTATTAAATTGTATCACATCTAATACAtggattatttcttttaatacagCCTACCAAACGCCCCGTAAGGGGTTTCTAAGAGGGGAAATTTCAAAAACAACAAACATTAACCCTTAAAAGGATTCCATAACTACAGTTTCACTATTTATGATTCATAATAATATTCTTGTTTGCTATgcatttatatttatgtatttttttcgtgaattttgatgaaaaaatacaaatagaaactaatttgtattaaaatgaattcataTTAAGAGGAGAGAGATGAGTGAGAACGGGAGAAGAGAGACGGAAGCGAGATCGGGAgaattatattttgtatctattttacatttttatcctctatttattatttaatgcaTAACTATTTTGTATATTGTATCAATTGTATCTATCCTCTCTTTGATTGAGTACAATTGATAcataatacatttaaaaatgtCTTACTTATACCGTATACTTTTTACCAAGTTGCTCACTCCCTCCTAAATTCGACCTTACGTATAGAATTGTATGAGTTAGAAGATGAATCATTGTTGTATATGTTGCGTATAATAAGCTCCAATCCCAATCTCGttgaacaaaaatatttagGTGGCTCGTAACCATTTATACTTTTGCTCAACGAGATTGTGGAGAGCTTTGCGTTATTACTagttatataaaagaaaaaataatcaagtgTGTCAACATTCCCAAGTTGTTTCTGTAAATTATTTGTACATATTTGCTGAGCTTTCTTAGTTAAGCCCTACTCGGTTTCCAGGAACCCATACATTATACTCTACTAGATTTGACATTGCTAGATGACATCTAATCCTAAGGTAGGGCGAATAGCAGAAGATCAGtagaaaaataactaaaattgcGAATAAGTAGTAAGAATAACGCTACATATATTGATCTCCCTCTTCCCTTTCTTGATGGGACGTCGGTGAAATAAccttcaaatgaaaaaaaacgaATGAAGAAGATTACAAGTCTTGCAAAGGGAAGGATCGAATATTAGCTGACTCAAGTGACCAAATCTTGACGGAGGCAGTAACGCTAGCCCCTGTGGCATTGTTGAAAACGAAGAGTCGTGCTGCTCCATTTACTGCCTTTGTTGGGTAAATTCGCGATGTTATGACTGTTCTTCCTCCTTGAGCAAAGCTCTCCACAATTGAGTGATCCACCTAAAATTCAGTTTATAAAACCTTTTACTCAAATGCAACTGCCAAGTACTTTAATTATTGTGAAGTGAACCAACTAGACTAcaagaattgaataaaagcttGATATTAAGAAAGGTAAAATAAGGGAATCATCATCACTTACCAATAATCTCATTGAGTGTTTTTCACCGTCCAACACAGGTACTGAACTACCATAAACTTGTTTACCAACTCCCGGAGCCTCTGAGGATCTGCATATATCAGATCAACAACCCGCTACTTTTATCCATCTCCATTTTACAAGGACAAATTAATTGTGCCAGATAGAGAAAATAGAAGCAAACCTAGTTTGATCAGCACAGAAGTGAGTCTCTGCACGACCATCAGCTCCTTTAGAAATGTAGAAGTAAACTGGCGTTAGCTCAGATAGCGTTTGATCAGCAATTACTATGACACCAAATGGTCCCAAAATGCCTCTGCTAGCAGCACCTCCACTAGTAGAGCAACTGAAACCTACATGATCTGCTTCAATTATTCCCTGAAGCGCGACTTTGTCCACTTCAAATGAGACTTCTATATCCAACTGCACAATAGCTAAACAAGTTTTAGGACTGCAGATTAAGCGCGTATAAGTAAAAGGTTTgtaatttaaaacaaaagtaaagcaacaAACCTCTGCAGCTGAGTCAACACGGAGTAGCTCAATTGAGCCTGGTTGAAGATCGACTTGCTTAACAATAGGATCACCCACTCTTAAGCTTTCAATTTCTTCCACTGGCCACTGAAGTAGATGTGTCCCTGTCTTCTTGTCGTAAAGCACTGTCCTTGGAATACTCTGTTAATACGAAACTATTAGACATGAGAATTTACTTCAAATTCACTTCACCTACAAATGCATTGATTATACAACTTTCTCTAAATAAGAAATTTCCCTACCATGATTATTACGATACAACTAGACGCTGTGTATGGTGCAAagtaaaataacaaaacaatGTGTTCATCCAAGTCCATACCTGTACAGATGCCCATCCCTTCTGCAGGTCAGCAGATTCACTGTCAGTTTCCCCAATCCATCCCCACAGTACTCTTCGTTGTTTCTTCGGGTCATAAAAAGTCTTTGATGCATAATATTTCCCATAGTCTAGTCTCAACCCAATTCCACAATCCAATTCCGGGTTATCGGGCGTCCATTTGTTCTTTGTCAAGTCATACGTACCAATAGCATAATGATCTTGCTTATTGTCATCTAAACTTGCTTTTAAAACATGCTTTACACCCGGCCCGTTATATGATGTGTCCAACCCATTTGTTTTTTTAGTAGATACCGGGTAAAAGTCCACACACTCCCACATACCCGTACCCGGAACCGCATGCAGCACTCCATCCAATAGCTTAAAGCTTGTGAAGTTGGAAGTTTCATAAACAAGTGCAATACCCGTTTTACCAATCTTAGACCCGATTGTTAACAGCCATTGCCCATTTTGCGGTCCGGTCCAAGCAGTAGTCGGGTCTCTAAAGTCCTTGACAGCAATGCCGGGTGGAGGAACCAGAACCGGGTTGCCTTTGTACTTGACCCAGTCTAGAAGGAGAGGATCAGATAAGTTGGCGGGGTACGCAAGATTTTGCACTTGCACATAATCATCAGTGTCACCGGTATAAAGCATCATGATCTGACCATCGGGTAGGATGGTAGCGGACCCAGTCCAGACACCGTTAATATCATACCATTGATCAGGAACCATGGCAAAAGGCAAGTAGAGCCAGTGGATCAAGTCCTTGGATACAGCATGGCCCCATGTGATATTTCCCCAAATAGCTGAATCTGGATTGTATTGATAAAAAAGGTGGTACCATCCCTTGTGATACAATGGTCCTGTTAACCAATTTATTCACGTTACTAGAAATTTCAAAGTTTTTACTTGTATAGGTAAGACTTTTCTATGCAATTTGAATTGTCAAACACTCTACAAAATCTCAATATGTTCCGTACCAAAATTGCTATGCTTTTTGCGGCAAAAAGATAaccttctttttttgaaaatttggccACGAGTTTGTATTTTTGACTTTTGGATAAGATTTTCTTCAACAAGATACGCAAACAAATTTCAATAGTGATATGTTAggaaaaatgacagaaatcTCACATTTAAGTTATCTTATTACcattattcatattaattttataaatttctaaTCCCTCAATTTTTACCTATCAGATTAATATATCAgtacatcaaattaatatatctcgcgcatcagacTAATATATCagcgcttatattattgtattagtttgagagatttttataactataaaattataagaaattaataataattttatcttaaaaataagtaatttttgtCATTTATCCATGATAATAGTAATTGCTAAGCGGCCAAGATAACCTActccatttaaaataaaaaaaaaaacaagtggAAGATGGATTACTTTGAGTGGGGGCCCAACTATTGGAATTATTACATTACTACAAAAAAGTATGACCCACATAACGTGATTGGTTTCCAAACTTGTATAAAACTGACCCAATcatgtgttttatttttattggaaAATTGCACAAAAGCAAAAAACATTACTGCCACAAGATCTCATGGTAATCCCAATTATATTGGAACAACAAGCTTAATTCATCAACTTGTGGTCTTTATTAAAATCTGTTCAACTAATTTTTATGAATATCTAGAAAGGTTAGAATATACTCCATCAATCCTACTCTATTTGACTTGTCgtgttttcttaaaatttgttatttcaaaatacttatccacttagaaaaataagataattgATTCCTCCCCTATTTCACCCTTAATCTAAATAATGTATACTGAAAATAAGAATGATTTAGcttaattatttttcctaatGAGTACTCCCTCCAATCCAAAattattgatgatttaacaTGAATTAATTGTGACTAAAACATATGTAATTATGATAGTCTTTTCACATTGGATTTGACATAATCATTATAGGGGTCAGGAAGGgcaaatttgaaagaaaaaaaaaattaaatatcacatTGATTATGTCAAACATCAATTATTTTGAAGGGAGTAATATTTGTTTTTGAGTATAAGGTAAAAGGATTAACCGAGATGATATACATAAGCACCCGAATTAATGATTTGCTCATTCATGAGATTGCTTTCAAAGTTTTAATCATagtttaagaatataattaattaaaaactagCAGAAAATAGTGATGATAATTAACTTTGAACTCACCATTAGGATCTGCAGAATAGCATCCAATCAGAATCCAAAAGATACCCCCAACAGATCAATAGCcataaatatcattaaaaaaaaaactggtataagtatttaaaattaatttcaattctaagatcaaataaaaaggaaattacagAAAAGTCAAAATAAGAAAGTTAATTACCGTTCATCCAATTTTTTTGAGGTTGAAAATGGTAAGCAGTTCTTTGCCAGCTAAGCATAGCATTGGACCACGCATAAGAAACGTGACTAGCCCCGGCTACATCTCGAAAAGTTTTATCGGAGACTCCCTGAGAAACACCTCTTGACGGCGGCGCCGGCGAACGGGAGTCGATTTGCAAGTCCGGTGACTGGTTGTTGAGGATCGGAAAGAAGGCTACAGAAAGCAAAAGGAAAACGGAGAGGAAAATGCCGGAGATGATTTTAAGGGACTTCCGGTGGCCGGAATCGGGTTGATCCGGGAGGAATGTGTAGTGAGAGGCGGAGTTTTCGGGGTCATAACACTGGGTGGCCATAATAGAAGATAGAGGAATGGGGGAAGCTACTAGTCTACTGCTTTATATATAGGTGATGAACACAGAAAATGACTGGGACCAACTAAATTGAGTAACAAAAGGGCTTTTATAATTTGAGGTACACTTGGGATTAGAGAAAATGACCGGAACTATGCTTACTGtttggttaatttttttattttacttcttcatttatttcaaCTTCATTGAAATGGCTTAATGTATGCTTTATTTTAATCGTTAGTATATTTTACTTGATTGAAATGATCATTAATGTATagataaaatatgtttattttggttctttatttaataaaagtttactacttttcttgctcaaaataaAAACTGTTATTAGGtcagtaaaataatatttgaaagagaaaataataaattttattggaaaaattaaaaataaaaacagtgTTAGATTTTATGGAAGATCTTTCTTTCGAAGTAAAAAAAAGTCTATGTTTAGAATAAAAGACCAAAATGACCACTTTTTGTTATATATGTACgatcattttaataaatatattaagtatCCAAATgaacatatttattatatattaaagacTATCGTTATGGACCATTTTGCATATTTTCTCCTTGATATTATATTTCAGAGTAGTAACTTCCATTATAGATTAAAATGTGGAAAagtaaatattcaaaaaaaaattgagacttgaatattaattaaatataaatagtaaAACTTTTCGTATAATGAAATTCGAATAAATCCTACTTGAAAGGGATTTACAGGTTGATTTGTCTTCATTGAATGTTTAGTTGGATTCAACAAAATAGACAAGTTCTCATCTATAAAGAcagaaatttaaaaagtttaaatcCTCTAAATGTgcaaaaacatatttataaaaCCAAGTTACTTGTAATGTAGTTATTTTATAGGACCTGTTTAATTAGAATgaagtttaaaaagaaaaaaaattaaattcatgcACTAAAACAAGTTACATTTTTCtgattataaataatttcaataaatgTGAAATCAGAAGTATAATAAGGGGGAAAAtgtcttttttctctctttttaaatagattaaaaataaaaaaataacacaaacgAAAAGATTAATTACTAACTTAATAATATTGATAACCGGTCATTTGTCATCACatgttaaaaaagaatttattttgttatggaTTAGAGTTATCCTAAGTACAATCAAACTttgatattcttcttcttaaagTAGAAAAAAAGAATTGGAAACGATATGACAATACTTTAAATGCAATATTCGCCTCTCTCGACTCTATATTCATCTATTTTTAGTACATTCAATTGTTTTGATAATTAAGATTTGTCCAAAACGAGTTTTTTATGCTtataaacaagaaaatatatgaaattt
This window encodes:
- the LOC107014529 gene encoding acid beta-fructofuranosidase, whose amino-acid sequence is MATQCYDPENSASHYTFLPDQPDSGHRKSLKIISGIFLSVFLLLSVAFFPILNNQSPDLQIDSRSPAPPSRGVSQGVSDKTFRDVAGASHVSYAWSNAMLSWQRTAYHFQPQKNWMNDPNGPLYHKGWYHLFYQYNPDSAIWGNITWGHAVSKDLIHWLYLPFAMVPDQWYDINGVWTGSATILPDGQIMMLYTGDTDDYVQVQNLAYPANLSDPLLLDWVKYKGNPVLVPPPGIAVKDFRDPTTAWTGPQNGQWLLTIGSKIGKTGIALVYETSNFTSFKLLDGVLHAVPGTGMWECVDFYPVSTKKTNGLDTSYNGPGVKHVLKASLDDNKQDHYAIGTYDLTKNKWTPDNPELDCGIGLRLDYGKYYASKTFYDPKKQRRVLWGWIGETDSESADLQKGWASVQSIPRTVLYDKKTGTHLLQWPVEEIESLRVGDPIVKQVDLQPGSIELLRVDSAAELDIEVSFEVDKVALQGIIEADHVGFSCSTSGGAASRGILGPFGVIVIADQTLSELTPVYFYISKGADGRAETHFCADQTRSSEAPGVGKQVYGSSVPVLDGEKHSMRLLVDHSIVESFAQGGRTVITSRIYPTKAVNGAARLFVFNNATGASVTASVKIWSLESANIRSFPLQDL